One Loxodonta africana isolate mLoxAfr1 chromosome 4, mLoxAfr1.hap2, whole genome shotgun sequence genomic region harbors:
- the LOC135231379 gene encoding olfactory receptor 6C4-like, which yields MKNQTSLTEFVLLGFTDNPELQAMVFIFLFLTYIFSVMGNLTIITLTLLDSHLQTPMYFFLRNFSFLEISFTTIFIPRFLSSILTGNNTISFAGCFTQYFFAIFLGATEFYLLAAMSYDRYVAICKPLHYTTIMNRRACTQLVLCSWLSGFLIILSPIILTSQLDFCASNVLNHFYCDYGPLMEISCSDTSLLELIDFILAIVTLVVTLVLVMLSYTYIIKTVLKIPSAQQRKKAFSTCSSHVIVISISYGSCIFIYIKPSAKEGVAFNKAVAVLITSVAPLLNPFIYTLQNQQVKKAFKDTVRKIVSL from the coding sequence ATGAAAAACCAGACTTCATTGACTGAGTTTGTCCTACTGGGATTTACAGACAACCCAGAGCTTCAGGCCATGGTTTTCATCTTCCTGTTCCTCACCTACATATTCAGTGTCATGGGCAACCTGACAATCATCACCCTCACCCTGCTGGACTCCCATCTCCAGacccctatgtatttcttcctacggaatttctccttcttagaaatttCTTTCACTACTATTTTCATTCCAAGATTCCTGAGCAGCATCCTGACAGGAAATAATACCATCAGCTTTGCTGGCTGCTTCACTCAGTATTTCTTTGCCATATTCCTCGGGGCCACAGAGTTttaccttctggctgccatgtcctatgaccgctatgtggccatctgcaaaccACTGCATTACACAACCATCATGAACAGAAGAGCCTGCACCCAGCTGGTTCTCTGCTCTTGGCTGAGTGGTTTCCTAATCATCTTATCCCCCATCATCCTGACCAGCCAACTAGATTTCTGTGCCTCCAACGTGCTGAATCATTTTTATTGTGACTATGGGCCCCTCATGGAGATCTCCTGTTCAGACACCAGTCTCTTGGAGCTGATTGACTTTATCTTAGCTATTGTGACCTTGGTGGTTACCCTGGTGCTGGTAATGCTTTCATACACTTACATCATCAAAACAGTTCTGAAGATTCCATCagcacaacaaagaaaaaaggcCTTTTCCACATGTTCTTCCCATGTGATTGTCATCTCCATCTCTTATGGCAGCTGCATCTTCATTTACATTAAGccttcagcaaaagaaggagTTGCCTTCAACAAGGCAGTAGCAGTGCTCATTACTTCTGTTGCTCCCCTATTGAATCCCTTCATTTATACCCTACAGAACCAACAAGTGAAAAAAGCCTTCAAGGATACGGTCAGAAAAATTGTGAGTCTTTAA